One stretch of Glycine soja cultivar W05 chromosome 7, ASM419377v2, whole genome shotgun sequence DNA includes these proteins:
- the LOC114420699 gene encoding probable aquaporin NIP-type codes for MEENGGNIHADSTFCGSPAVVQVIQKVIAELIGTYFLIFAGCCSVIINNAEETKGRITFPGICLVWGFSVTILVYSLAHVSGAHFNPAVTLSFAIYRHFPLRLVPLYFIAQVLGSFLASGTLYLLFEVNEKTYFGTIPSGSYIQSLVFEILTSFLLMFVVCAVSTDNRAIGKLGGIAVGMTIIVNVFIAGPISGASMNPARSLGPALVMWVYNGIWIYVVGPFVGAILGATCYNLIRYTDKPLREIGASSKIFKTSACTSAT; via the exons atggaagaaaacggAGGAAACATCCACGCTGATAGTACCTTTTGCGGTTCTCCTGCGGTAGTTCAAGTTATACAAAAG GTGATTGCAGAGTTGATAGGGACATATTTCTTAATATTTGCAGGGTGTTGTTCTGTGATTATTAATAACGCAGAAGAGACTAAAGGGAGAATTACCTTTCCTGGAATATGCCTAGTGTGGGGTTTCTCAGTGACTATCTTGGTTTATTCTCTTGCTCACGTTTCTGGTGCTCATTTCAATCCAGCGGTCACTCTTAGCTTTGCCATCTATCGCCATTTCCCTTTGAGACTG GTGCCTCTTTATTTTATTGCGCAAGTACTAGGATCTTTCCTTGCTAGTGGGACATTGTACCTTCTCTTTGAAGTAAACGAGAAAACTTACTTTGGAACAATACCATCAGGATCTTATATtcaatctcttgtttttgagaTACTTACGTCATTTCTCTTGATGTTTGTTGTGTGTGCAGTTTCCACGGACAATAGAGCG aTTGGAAAATTGGGAGGGATTGCAGTTGGTATGACAATCATAGTAAACGTCTTCATTGCCGG ACCAATCTCAGGAGCTTCCATGAACCCAGCTAGAAGCCTTGGACCAGCTTTGGTGATGTGGGTTTACAATGGAATTTGGATTTATGTAGTTGGACCATTTGTTGGTGCCATACTAGGTGCTACATGCTACAACTTGATTAGATATACTGACAAACCACTCAGAGAAATTGGTGCAAgctcaaaaatatttaaaaccagTGCGTGTACAAGTGCTACATAA
- the LOC114419739 gene encoding pentatricopeptide repeat-containing protein At2g26790, mitochondrial-like isoform X2, with protein MLMRLRAFKLSFKAINKQNPTLSILWHPFSSAALADSNTPFTPPSSFSTFDVLQTLHHLHNNPSHALSFFTHLHHTGFSHTISTYAAIIKILSFWNLQRQLDTLFLHLINHDHPPLPFPLLNLFETLFQDFNTSHKNNYFLLRAFNGFVKTCVSLNMFDKAIDFLFQIRRRGILPDVLTCNFLFNRLVEHGEVDKALAVYEQLKRFGFIPNCYTYAIVIKALCKKGDLKQPLCVFEEMEKVGVIPHSYCFAAYIEGLCNNHRSDLGFEVLQAFRKGNAPLEVYAYTAVVRGFCNEMKLDEAQGVFDDMERQGVVPDVYVYSSLIHGYCKSHNLLRALALHDEMISRGVKTNCVVVSYILHCLGEMGMTLEVVDQFKELKESGMFLDGVAYNIVFDALCMLGKVEDAVEMVEEMKSKRLGLDVKHYTTLINGYCLQGDLVTAFNMFKEMKEKGLKPDIVTYNVLAAGLSRNGHARETVKLLDFMESQGMKPNSTTHKMIIEGLCSGGKVLEAEAYFNSLEDKNIEIYSAMLNGYCETDLVKKSYEVFLKLLNQGDMAKEASCFKLLSKLCMTGDIEKAVKLLERMLLSNVKPSKIMYSKVLAALCQAGDMKNARTLFDVFVHRGFTPDVVTYTIMINSYCRMNCLQEAHDLFQDMKRRGIKPDVITFTVLLDGSLKEYSGKRFSPHGKRKTTPLYVSTILRDMEQMKINPDVVCYTVLMDGHMKTDNFQQAVSLFDKMIESGLEPDTVTYTALVSGLCNRGHVEKAVTLLNEMSSKGMTPDVHIISALKRGIIKARKVQFHT; from the coding sequence ATGCTCATGCGGCTTCGCGCTTTCAAGCTTTCCTTCAAAGCCATTAACAAACAAAATCCCACCTTGAGCATCCTTTGGCACCCATTTTCCTCTGCCGCACTCGCCGACTCCAACACCCCTTTCACACCTCCCTCCTCTTTCTCCACCTTCGACGTTCTCCAAACCCTACATCACCTCCATAACAACCCCTCCCACGCTCTCTCCTTCTTCACACACCTCCACCACACTGGTTTCTCCCATACCATCTCCACCTACGCCGCCATCATCAAAATCCTCTCTTTCTGGAACCTCCAACGCCAACTAGACACCCTTTTCCTCCACCTCATCAACCACGACCACCCTCCTCTTCCCTTTCCCCTCCTTAACCTCTTCGAAACACTCTTCCAAGACTTCAACACCAGCCACAAAAACAACTACTTCTTGCTTAGAGCATTTAACGGTTTTGTCAAAACCTGTGTCAGCCTCAACATGTTCGATAAGGCCATTGATTTCCTCTTCCAAATCCGGCGCCGTGGAATCCTCCCCGATGTTTTGACTTGCAACTTCCTCTTCAACAGGCTGGTGGAGCATGGTGAGGTGGATAAGGCATTGGCTGTTTATGAGCAGCTCAAGAGGTTTGGCTTCATCCCCAATTGTTACACCTATGCAATTGTTATCAAGGCATTGTGTAAAAAAGGTGACTTGAAACAACCCCTTTGTGTGTTTGAGGAAATGGAGAAAGTTGGGGTCATTCCTCATTCGTATTGCTTTGCTGCTTACATTGAGGGGCTTTGTAATAACCATAGGTCTGATTTGGGGTTTGAGGTTCTGCAGGCATTTAGGAAAGGTAATGCGCCTTTAGAGGTTTATGCGTACACCGCAGTTGTTCGTGGGTTTTGTAATGAGATGAAGTTGGATGAGGCTCAGGGTGTGTTTGATGACATGGAGAGGCAGGGGGTGGTTCCTGATGTGTATGTTTATTCTTCACTGATTCATGGGTATTGTAAGAGTCATAATCTTCTCCGGGCTTTGGCTTTGCACGATGAGATGATTTCGAGGGGTGTGAAGACAAATTGTGTGGTTGTTAGCTACATTCTGCATTGTTTGGGGGAGATGGGGATGACTTTGGAGGTGGTGGACCAGTTTAAGGAGTTGAAGGAATCCGGGATGTTTCTTGATGGGGTGGCCTACAACATTGTGTTTGATGCTTTGTGTATGTTGGGGAAAGTGGAGGATGCGGTAGAGATGGTGGAGGAGATGAAGAGTAAGCGTTTGGGTTTGGATGTTAAGCACTACACGACACTTATCAATGGGTATTGCCTTCAGGGTGATCTTGTTACTGCGTTTAACATGTTTaaggaaatgaaagaaaagggTTTAAAACCTGACATTGTCACATATAATGTACTGGCAGCCGGGTTGTCTAGAAATGGTCATGCTCGTGAGACAGTGAAGCTTTTGGATTTTATGGAGAGTCAAGGCATGAAGCCAAACTCTACTACACACAAGATGATCATTGAAGGCTTGTGTTCTGGAGGCAAGGTTTTAGAAGCTGAGGCATATTTTAACAGTCTGGAAGATAAGAATATTGAAATCTACTCTGCCATGTTGAATGGCTATTGCGAAACAGACCTTGTCAAAAAATCATATGAAGTTTTCCTTAAGCTGTTAAACCAAGGAGATATGGCTAAGGAAGCTTCCTGTTTCAAGCTACTTAGTAAACTCTGCATGACAGGTGACATTGAGAAAGCTGTTAAGTTGCTGGAGAGAATGTTGTTGTCGAATGTGAAACCAAGCAAAATAATGTATTCCAAAGTTTTAGCTGCACTGTGCCAGGCTGGGGATATGAAGAATGCTCGCACTTTGTTTGATGTTTTCGTTCATAGAGGATTCACTCCTGATGTTGTAACTTACACGATTatgataaatagttattgtaGGATGAATTGCTTGCAAGAGGCCCATGACCTTTTCCAGGATATGAAGAGGAGAGGGATCAAACCTGATGTCATTACCTTCACAGTTTTACTTGATGGGAGCTTAAAAGAATATTCAGGTAAACGTTTCTCTCCTCATGGAAAAAGAAAGACAACGCCACTTTATGTTTCCACCATCTTGAGAGATATGGagcaaatgaaaataaatccGGATGTTGTTTGTTACACTGTGTTGATGGATGGACACATGAAGACAGATAACTTTCAACAAGCAGTTAGCCTCTTTGATAAAATGATTGAGAGTGGACTAGAACCAGATACTGTAACATACACTGCTTTGGTCTCTGGCTTATGTAACAGAGGGCACGTGGAGAAAGCTGTTACACTGCTTAATGAAATGTCTTCCAAAGGAATGACACCAGATGTGCATATCATCTCAGCTTTGAAACGTGGTATTATAAAAGCTAGAAAGGTGCAATTTCATACGTAG
- the LOC114419739 gene encoding pentatricopeptide repeat-containing protein At2g26790, mitochondrial-like isoform X1 has protein sequence MAMARRVPRNVLGLVKRNIFHCPDAVGIVAKLSDCIASRGGNILAADVFVPENKHVFYSRRVKQPPRPPPHVVLLSMLMRLRAFKLSFKAINKQNPTLSILWHPFSSAALADSNTPFTPPSSFSTFDVLQTLHHLHNNPSHALSFFTHLHHTGFSHTISTYAAIIKILSFWNLQRQLDTLFLHLINHDHPPLPFPLLNLFETLFQDFNTSHKNNYFLLRAFNGFVKTCVSLNMFDKAIDFLFQIRRRGILPDVLTCNFLFNRLVEHGEVDKALAVYEQLKRFGFIPNCYTYAIVIKALCKKGDLKQPLCVFEEMEKVGVIPHSYCFAAYIEGLCNNHRSDLGFEVLQAFRKGNAPLEVYAYTAVVRGFCNEMKLDEAQGVFDDMERQGVVPDVYVYSSLIHGYCKSHNLLRALALHDEMISRGVKTNCVVVSYILHCLGEMGMTLEVVDQFKELKESGMFLDGVAYNIVFDALCMLGKVEDAVEMVEEMKSKRLGLDVKHYTTLINGYCLQGDLVTAFNMFKEMKEKGLKPDIVTYNVLAAGLSRNGHARETVKLLDFMESQGMKPNSTTHKMIIEGLCSGGKVLEAEAYFNSLEDKNIEIYSAMLNGYCETDLVKKSYEVFLKLLNQGDMAKEASCFKLLSKLCMTGDIEKAVKLLERMLLSNVKPSKIMYSKVLAALCQAGDMKNARTLFDVFVHRGFTPDVVTYTIMINSYCRMNCLQEAHDLFQDMKRRGIKPDVITFTVLLDGSLKEYSGKRFSPHGKRKTTPLYVSTILRDMEQMKINPDVVCYTVLMDGHMKTDNFQQAVSLFDKMIESGLEPDTVTYTALVSGLCNRGHVEKAVTLLNEMSSKGMTPDVHIISALKRGIIKARKVQFHT, from the exons atggcCATGGCCCGAAGAGTCCCTCGTAATGTTTTGGGATTGGTCAAAAGGAACATCTTTCATTGCCCC GATGCCGTTGGAATTGTAGCCAAGCTATCCGACTGTATTGCCTCTAGAGGTGGAAACATTCTCGCCGCTGATGTTTTTGTTCCTGAAAATAAACATGTCTTCTACTCCAGAAG GGTGAAGCAGCCGCCACGACCACCACCGCATGTTGTTCTTCTCTCCATGCTCATGCGGCTTCGCGCTTTCAAGCTTTCCTTCAAAGCCATTAACAAACAAAATCCCACCTTGAGCATCCTTTGGCACCCATTTTCCTCTGCCGCACTCGCCGACTCCAACACCCCTTTCACACCTCCCTCCTCTTTCTCCACCTTCGACGTTCTCCAAACCCTACATCACCTCCATAACAACCCCTCCCACGCTCTCTCCTTCTTCACACACCTCCACCACACTGGTTTCTCCCATACCATCTCCACCTACGCCGCCATCATCAAAATCCTCTCTTTCTGGAACCTCCAACGCCAACTAGACACCCTTTTCCTCCACCTCATCAACCACGACCACCCTCCTCTTCCCTTTCCCCTCCTTAACCTCTTCGAAACACTCTTCCAAGACTTCAACACCAGCCACAAAAACAACTACTTCTTGCTTAGAGCATTTAACGGTTTTGTCAAAACCTGTGTCAGCCTCAACATGTTCGATAAGGCCATTGATTTCCTCTTCCAAATCCGGCGCCGTGGAATCCTCCCCGATGTTTTGACTTGCAACTTCCTCTTCAACAGGCTGGTGGAGCATGGTGAGGTGGATAAGGCATTGGCTGTTTATGAGCAGCTCAAGAGGTTTGGCTTCATCCCCAATTGTTACACCTATGCAATTGTTATCAAGGCATTGTGTAAAAAAGGTGACTTGAAACAACCCCTTTGTGTGTTTGAGGAAATGGAGAAAGTTGGGGTCATTCCTCATTCGTATTGCTTTGCTGCTTACATTGAGGGGCTTTGTAATAACCATAGGTCTGATTTGGGGTTTGAGGTTCTGCAGGCATTTAGGAAAGGTAATGCGCCTTTAGAGGTTTATGCGTACACCGCAGTTGTTCGTGGGTTTTGTAATGAGATGAAGTTGGATGAGGCTCAGGGTGTGTTTGATGACATGGAGAGGCAGGGGGTGGTTCCTGATGTGTATGTTTATTCTTCACTGATTCATGGGTATTGTAAGAGTCATAATCTTCTCCGGGCTTTGGCTTTGCACGATGAGATGATTTCGAGGGGTGTGAAGACAAATTGTGTGGTTGTTAGCTACATTCTGCATTGTTTGGGGGAGATGGGGATGACTTTGGAGGTGGTGGACCAGTTTAAGGAGTTGAAGGAATCCGGGATGTTTCTTGATGGGGTGGCCTACAACATTGTGTTTGATGCTTTGTGTATGTTGGGGAAAGTGGAGGATGCGGTAGAGATGGTGGAGGAGATGAAGAGTAAGCGTTTGGGTTTGGATGTTAAGCACTACACGACACTTATCAATGGGTATTGCCTTCAGGGTGATCTTGTTACTGCGTTTAACATGTTTaaggaaatgaaagaaaagggTTTAAAACCTGACATTGTCACATATAATGTACTGGCAGCCGGGTTGTCTAGAAATGGTCATGCTCGTGAGACAGTGAAGCTTTTGGATTTTATGGAGAGTCAAGGCATGAAGCCAAACTCTACTACACACAAGATGATCATTGAAGGCTTGTGTTCTGGAGGCAAGGTTTTAGAAGCTGAGGCATATTTTAACAGTCTGGAAGATAAGAATATTGAAATCTACTCTGCCATGTTGAATGGCTATTGCGAAACAGACCTTGTCAAAAAATCATATGAAGTTTTCCTTAAGCTGTTAAACCAAGGAGATATGGCTAAGGAAGCTTCCTGTTTCAAGCTACTTAGTAAACTCTGCATGACAGGTGACATTGAGAAAGCTGTTAAGTTGCTGGAGAGAATGTTGTTGTCGAATGTGAAACCAAGCAAAATAATGTATTCCAAAGTTTTAGCTGCACTGTGCCAGGCTGGGGATATGAAGAATGCTCGCACTTTGTTTGATGTTTTCGTTCATAGAGGATTCACTCCTGATGTTGTAACTTACACGATTatgataaatagttattgtaGGATGAATTGCTTGCAAGAGGCCCATGACCTTTTCCAGGATATGAAGAGGAGAGGGATCAAACCTGATGTCATTACCTTCACAGTTTTACTTGATGGGAGCTTAAAAGAATATTCAGGTAAACGTTTCTCTCCTCATGGAAAAAGAAAGACAACGCCACTTTATGTTTCCACCATCTTGAGAGATATGGagcaaatgaaaataaatccGGATGTTGTTTGTTACACTGTGTTGATGGATGGACACATGAAGACAGATAACTTTCAACAAGCAGTTAGCCTCTTTGATAAAATGATTGAGAGTGGACTAGAACCAGATACTGTAACATACACTGCTTTGGTCTCTGGCTTATGTAACAGAGGGCACGTGGAGAAAGCTGTTACACTGCTTAATGAAATGTCTTCCAAAGGAATGACACCAGATGTGCATATCATCTCAGCTTTGAAACGTGGTATTATAAAAGCTAGAAAGGTGCAATTTCATACGTAG